In Brevibacillus brevis NBRC 100599, a single genomic region encodes these proteins:
- a CDS encoding Asp23/Gls24 family envelope stress response protein has translation MADRLGEIRVADQVIAIIAGVAVEEVLEVTVRSSGIYQDLAKKLNGGAKGITVSVIEDRVTIDMRVSVRYGAQIHHVCHVLQEKVKEAVETLTGLYVEAVNVRVETIELLRNE, from the coding sequence ATGGCTGACAGACTTGGCGAAATCCGAGTAGCAGATCAGGTGATCGCAATCATTGCTGGCGTTGCTGTAGAAGAAGTGTTGGAAGTCACAGTTCGTTCAAGCGGAATTTATCAAGATTTGGCGAAAAAGCTGAATGGCGGCGCAAAAGGCATTACCGTATCCGTAATAGAAGACAGAGTCACCATTGACATGCGTGTGTCCGTCCGTTATGGGGCGCAGATTCATCACGTCTGTCATGTCCTACAGGAAAAAGTAAAAGAAGCGGTGGAAACATTGACAGGTCTTTATGTGGAAGCCGTGAATGTACGGGTGGAAACAATCGAACTCCTTCGAAATGAGTAA